In one Kluyveromyces marxianus DMKU3-1042 DNA, complete genome, chromosome 4 genomic region, the following are encoded:
- the RCN1 gene encoding Rcn1p, which translates to MENGPNDDFVTDTVIITSKTQDVCSAPLFDQIVDKVQDDVVDESQVYGSKAVQVIALTGFKRVLVISPTYQISRKVKALGEHFPECKFGYSIIDHVPDPKSMHMVTRTKTFLEVPESKTVFLISPPASPPPDFDYSRLEDWPNRDTGHGHGESVETPDPKPKSSTDSAVNDKKADSYTKKKVLDNGRFKIFVESSDDGSESPTDLHRVKTSMPPVSTFDDIED; encoded by the coding sequence ATGGAAAATGGACCCAACGACGACTTCGTTACCGATACAGTGATCATCACAAGTAAGACGCAGGACGTGTGTTCTGCGCCTTTATTCGATCAGATTGTCGATAAAGTACAGGACGACGTAGTGGATGAAAGCCAGGTTTATGGGTCGAAGGCCGTGCAGGTGATAGCGCTTACTGGTTTCAAGCGGGTTCTTGTTATATCACCAACATACCAAATCAGCCGCAAGGTGAAGGCTTTGGGGGAACACTTTCCCGAATGTAAATTCGGGTACTCTATTATTGATCACGTGCCAGATCCAAAATCAATGCATATGGTAACCCGTACCAAGACGTTTCTGGAGGTGCCTGAGTCGAAGACGGTGTTCTTGATATCACCACCAGCGTCCCCGCCACCCGATTTCGACTACTCTCGACTGGAAGATTGGCCAAACCGTGACACGGGCCACGGCCATGGAGAATCAGTAGAAACTCCAGATCCTAAACCGAAATCATCTACGGATTCCGCTGTAAACGACAAAAAAGCCGATTCCTAcaccaaaaagaaagtgCTTGATAACGGCCGCTTTAAAATATTCGTAGAAAGCTCAGATGACGGTTCCGAAAGCCCGACCGATCTTCATCGCGTTAAAACGTCAATGCCTCCCGTCTCGACTTTTGACGATATAGAGGACTGA
- the TMA22 gene encoding Tma22p: MPLTNVVYCGVCGYPTEYCEFSGKFKRCKAWLEENHPDLYAKWYGDDTEEVAKQLAESSIGGEREEKLEKALEKLERKQQAREERELAKKLSSKVIIKREARTKRKCMIAISGLEVFEIDMKKLSKTFASKFATGCSISKNAEKKEEVIVQGDLADEVEAYIHSLLEEKGMKEVKVEVIDAAKKKKKPETTGTPGSDTKK; this comes from the coding sequence atgccatTAACCAACGTTGTGTACTGTGGTGTCTGTGGTTACCCAACCGAATATTGTGAGTTTTCTGGTAAGTTTAAGCGTTGTAAGGCTTGGTTAGAGGAAAACCACCCAGATTTGTATGCCAAATGGTACGGAGATGATACCGAAGAAGTTGCCAAACAACTAGCCGAATCCTCAATTGGAggtgaaagagaagaaaagctTGAAAAGGCACTAGAAAAGCTGGAGAGGAAGCAACAAGCAAGGGAAGAGAGAGAACTAGCCAAGAAATTATCATCTAAGGTTATTATCAAGAGGGAAGCAAGAACCAAGCGTAAGTGCATGATCGCTATCTCCGGTCTTGAAGTCTTTGAAATTGACATGAAGAAACTCTCAAAGACATTTGCATCCAAGTTTGCTACCGGTTGTTCTATCTCCAAGAACGcggaaaagaaggaagaagttaTTGTCCAAGGTGATCTAGCAGACGAAGTGGAAGCATATATCCACTCGTTGTTAGAAGAGAAGGGAATGAAAGAAGTCAAAGTGGAGGTTATTGATgctgcaaagaaaaagaagaaaccagaaACAACTGGCACTCCAGGCAGTGACACCAAGAAATAA
- the YPP1 gene encoding Ypp1p produces MTKGVKINSKIGNDTSIEHALESRLIGSNVFQSSDPLLDQLLSIHHRAHYHVHVSEKTKNSALKSLLVELSKVEAIPKGLHMDIADNIQGVIYSEIGDKKTASSYVSKELVGTESQYKRFYKMLELERMFYNGNIHVDKFSPKDMSIPHLTDGLTWYYLLAIVKELDLSHLKATSPFHWLLLTVSGHASDTDLFSYGQSLLKSCDFPSADKSNNPELEQFHIVLQQYFLQNSSNAKNEWEQFIIDSIEKTFQSTAVAKTAMLFYQKRDLKRSVLNFTNLVNYSNKHYELNKKYPDLIDLVSSYQVILSTCKKDYEPFYIHSTVASDFLHLLQRLHEKYKIPIVEKEKVIEGASETLKLCLAIPIANVISYSWETLYETNKNNLSTLLNNDQLYFLTNALQTSFNTSVSLKFKFAYHLAMLRQVDQCITYLKKNILPYYPEHFASWHLLALCESCINEDLQVSFKIINSVIQSMCDLYDEGREFTVGEKWQFINIKITQIQLVRDMFALQDALEILPEVFELYNQLFSDEKRSLGVEYNQSNEYLLQMIWLFALELYLENNDTENVNAALKEFKNVTTKFVNLNQNIAHGYVLITNGQSDKALHEFEKVLHFDSTSIEALLGLAKVVFPEENLGVDMELKQNPALLENQGLDSPSSTSLQTSSAVARLKFLFEQLVDRSIEGYQTPAVWWYLSKVYEVYNDSARQQDALWQCIKFEELLPVRDFKYCNF; encoded by the coding sequence ATGACGAAGGGTGTCAAAATTAATAGTAAGATTGGTAACGATACTTCAATCGAACATGCATTGGAATCGAGGCTTATCGGTTCTAACGTATTTCAATCGTCAGATCCTTTACTCGATCAATTGCTTTCTATTCACCACAGAGCACACTATCATGTCCATGTATCAgagaaaacgaaaaataGTGCGTTGAAAAGTTTATTGGTGGAGTTGAGTAAGGTTGAGGCTATCCCAAAAGGCTTGCATATGGATATCGCCGATAACATTCAGGGTGTCATCTATTCAGAAATTGGTGATAAGAAAACCGCATCGTCGTATGTCTCCAAAGAGCTTGTGGGAACGGAATCTCAATATAAGAGATTCTACAAAATGTTGGAGCTAGAAAGAATGTTTTATAACGGCAACATCCACGTAGACAAATTTAGCCCCAAAGATATGAGTATCCCACATCTAACTGACGGATTAACATGGTATTATTTGTTAGCCATAGTTAAAGAGCTGGATCTCTCTCATCTCAAGGCAACTTCTCCATTCCATTGGCTCCTTCTTACTGTGAGTGGTCACGCATCAGATACCGACTTGTTCTCATATGGACAATCTTTATTGAAATCTTGTGATTTCCCCAGTGCCGATAAGTCTAACAACCCAGAATTAGAACAGTTCCACATAGTATTGCAGCAGTACTTTTTACAAAATTCATCTAATGCGAAGAATGAATGGGAACAGTTCATCATTGACAGCATAGAGAAAACTTTCCAAAGTACCGCTGTAGCTAAAACAGCAATGTTGTTTTATCAGAAAAGGgacttgaaaagaagtgTACTAAACTTCACAAATCTTGTAAACTATTCTAACAAGCACTACGAACTCAATAAGAAATATCCGGACTTAATAGACTTAGTATCTTCGTACCAGGTAATCTTATCAACTTGCAAAAAGGATTATGAACCATTTTACATACACTCCACTGTGGCTTCTGACTTCTTACACCTATTACAACGTCTACATGAGAAGTACAAAATCCCGATAGTCGAGAAGGAAAAAGTTATCGAAGGGGCCTCCGAAACGCTAAAACTTTGCCTTGCGATTCCCATTGCAAATGTAATTTCTTATTCATGGGAGACCCTCTACgaaaccaacaaaaacaacctTTCTACATTATTGAACAATGATCAACTCTATTTCCTAACAAATGCTCTTCAGACTTCCTTTAATACCAGTGTGTCTCTAAAATTCAAGTTCGCATATCATCTTGCTATGTTAAGACAAGTTGACCAATGTATTACctacttgaagaaaaatatcCTTCCTTATTACCCAGAGCATTTTGCTAGTTGGCACCTTCTTGCATTATGCGAATCTTGTATCAACGAAGATTTGCAAGTAAGTTTTAAAATTATTAATTCAGTCATCCAATCTATGTGCGATTTATACGATGAAGGCAGGGAATTTACTGTAGGAGAAAAATGGCAGTTtattaatatcaaaatAACTCAGATACAACTTGTAAGGGATATGTTCGCTCTTCAAGATGCATTAGAAATCCTTCCtgaagtttttgaactATATAATCAGCTATTCAGTGATGAAAAGAGGTCACTAGGAGTGGAATATAATCAGAGCAATGAATATCTTCTACAGATGATCTGGCTATTTGCTTTAGAGCTTTACCTTGAGAATAACGATACTGAAAACGTCAATGCTGCCTTGAAAGAGTTTAAGAATGTTACTACAAAATTTGTAaatttgaatcaaaatatTGCCCATGGTTATGTGTTGATAACTAATGGACAATCAGATAAAGCGTTACACGAGTTTGAAAAGGTTCTTCATTTCGATTCTACTTCTATAGAAGCTCTTTTAGGACTTGCAAAAGTAGTGTTCCCTGAGGAAAACCTTGGCGTTGATATGGAACTGAAGCAAAACCCTGCTCTTTTGGAGAACCAAGGCCTAGATAGTCCTTCATCAACGTCGTTACAAACTTCATCCGCAGTAGCAAGGTTAAAGTTCTTATTTGAACAATTAGTAGACAGATCTATCGAAGGATATCAAACTCCCGCTGTGTGGTGGTATCTTTCTAAAGTTTATGAAGTTTATAACGACTCAGCTAGACAGCAAGATGCGTTATGGCAGTGTATcaagtttgaagaacttttaCCAGTTAGGGACTTCAAATATTGCAACTTTTAG
- the PMT6 gene encoding dolichyl-phosphate-mannose-protein mannosyltransferase PMT6, translating to MGMISRASGFLPQSSELQLRERKKHFKGTENVNDLLGLNEPQEKFKNNNIKKRILCDRDHYIHKIVCFSLTVLSFLLTLYKIDRNNLVVWDEAHFGKFGSHYIKHEFYHDVHPPLGKMLIALGEYLSGFDGNFEFNSNTTYPPEVNFKFMRQYNAVFNALCTPLTFYAAKNLNFDMMTVYLVALMVCLEHSYIVLGKFVLLDSMLLFFTLLTFYCLTQLYRLRKYQFTKKWALWLIATGISIGCVCSVKWVGVFVTAVVGVYTVLELYSLRWNKGISKTKYIGHWLIRIVTLILLPFFLYMVFFKIHFLLLYKTGPGDSSAHSLFQANLEGNEIQSGPRNVAFGSEITLRSHGLSPGLLHSHPQSYPGGSNQRQITGYGHRDSNNNWILKFSRSSGKTIDEKEYQNNPILVKDGDSLRLVHKNTKNNLHTHEIDSHVSSGNYEVSGYGDEIVGDFKDDWVIEVVEQLPTKNKTLEKIELIHPLTTNFRLRNKELGCYLAATGLSYPSWGYNQGEIVCKYPWNHHDKSTWWNIEDHINPKLPLDDKFAPPPSRFWTDFIVINFAMAASNNALIPDLDKEDKLASEPWEWPTLHRGLRMCNWGDETVKYYLLGSPFNTWITTLSLPILLILLAMKYFKYQRQSIKLNEDEIWSIISTAILPFLGWCFHYIPFFIMGRVTYIHHYVPALLFAIFCFGYVIDSIFATTNKILKIFIYIILYIGCGVVHWYFSPLCQGMPGSSMKYLYLQLIPTWDVTNAKYY from the coding sequence ATGGGAATGATCTCGAGAGCATCTGGGTTTTTACCTCAGTCATCGGAATTGCAATTAAGAGAGAGGAAGAAACATTTTAAAGGCACAGAAAATGTAAATGATCTATTAGGACTTAATGAACCacaagaaaagttcaaaaataataatataaagaagagaattttATGTGATAGAGATCATTATATTCACAAAATTGTATGCTTTTCTCTAACGGTGTTATCGTTCCTTCTCACACTCTATAAAATTGACCGAAATAACCTTGTTGTATGGGATGAGGCTCATTTTGGAAAGTTTGGATCACATTACATAAAACATGAATTCTACCATGATGTGCATCCACCATTAGGGAAAATGTTAATTGCCTTAGGGGAGTATCTTTCAGGTTTTGATGGGAACTTTGAATTCAATTCTAATACAACCTATCCACCTGAAGTGAACTTTAAATTCATGAGACAATACAACGCAGTATTCAACGCGCTATGCACACCATTAACCTTCTACGCTGCAAAAAATCTCAATTTTGATATGATGACGGTATATTTAGTTGCTTTAATGGTCTGCTTGGAGCACTCATATATTGTCTTGGGGAAATTCGTTTTGCTTGATTCAATGTTACTCTTTTTTACATTGTTGACATTCTACTGCCTAACACAACTGTACAGATTGAGGAAATACCAATTCACGAAGAAATGGGCACTATGGCTCATTGCAACTGGCATTTCGATAGGATGTGTGTGTTCAGTGAAATGGGTAGGTGTCTTTGTAACAGCAGTTGTCGGCGTCTACACGGTGTTAGAATTGTATTCCTTACGTTGGAACAAGGGCAtatcgaaaacaaaatatatcGGTCACTGGCTCATTAGAATAGTGACTTTAATTCTGCTACCATTCTTTTTGTACATGGTGTTCTTTAAgattcattttttgttgCTCTATAAAACAGGTCCAGGGGATTCATCTGCACATAGTCTCTTTCAAGCAAATCTAGAAGGGAACGAGATTCAATCTGGACCAAGAAATGTCGCATTTGGTTCAGAGATCACTTTAAGATCACATGGGTTAAGTCCAGGACTTCTACACTCGCATCCTCAATCATATCCCGGAGGTTCCAACCAACGCCAAATTACAGGCTATGGCCATAGGgatagtaataataattggATCTTGAAATTTTCTAGATCATCAGGCAAGACAATTGATGAGAAAGAATACCAAAACAATCCCATACTTGTGAAAGATGGAGACAGTTTACGCTTGGTACATAAAAACACGAAAAATAATCTTCATACCCATGAGATTGATTCACATGTTTCCAGTGGAAATTATGAAGTTTCTGGATACGGCGATGAAATTGTAGGCGACTTCAAAGATGACTGGGTCATCGAAGTTGTAGAACAGTTGCCtaccaaaaacaaaaccttAGAAAAAATCGAATTGATTCATCCATTAACGACTAACTTTCGGCTGAGGAATAAAGAGTTGGGTTGCTACCTAGCTGCTACTGGCTTATCCTACCCAAGTTGGGGCTATAACCAAGGAGAAATCGTTTGTAAATATCCTTGGAATCATCATGACAAATCCACATGGTGGAATATCGAGGATCATATTAACCCGAAGTTGCCTTTAGACGACAAATTTGCGCCTCCACCATCAAGGTTCTGGACCGATTTCATTGTTATAAATTTCGCAATGGCAGCTTCAAATAATGCTTTGATACCGGATCTTGATAAAGAAGACAAATTAGCAAGCGAACCATGGGAATGGCCAACATTACACCGCGGTTTACGTATGTGTAACTGGGGTGACGAAACGGTTAAATACTATCTACTCGGATCTCCATTTAACACATGGATAACGACTTTATCTCTCCCTATACTACTGATTTTACTTGcgatgaaatatttcaagTATCAACGCCAATCTataaaattgaatgaagatgagATCTGGAGTATTATATCCACAGCAATACTACCGTTTTTGGGTTGGTGTTTCCACTATATTCCCTTTTTTATTATGGGAAGGGTTACTTACATTCATCATTACGTCCCTGCTTTGTTATTTGCGATCTTCTGTTTTGGTTATGTTATCGATTCCATTTTCGCTACAACCAATAAGATTCTAAAAATATTCATCTACATTATTTTGTATATTGGATGCGGTGTTGTTCATTGGTACTTCTCGCCATTATGCCAAGGTATGCCAGGATCAAGCATGAAGTATCTGTATTTACAGTTAATTCCTACTTGGGACGTTACGAATGCGAAATACTACTAG
- the ELP2 gene encoding Elongator subunit ELP2 — translation MLSEEGIFIGANKQTQVSDYNERKQIVAFGAGKNIALWKPMDPSNLGVYRTLKGHVAEVTCIRFVTGTDLMISASEDFEVRVWKFVNIDGVETADCIQVLHHHSHTITTVTVLNNLLVVGCADGSTSVWSFISDQYVLQQEVSLGFGVFPLCLALHMVQENHYILAVGGTSPNIFIYTIVTNSLEVTSIQFATKLEGHEDWIKSLVFREAAPGDYLLASGSQDRYIRLWRLKISDKADSEVKEKNKLTLLTNKVYKFSISPVVHVSINFEALIMGHDDWISSLQWHKTKLQLLTSTADTAVMVWEPDNVSGIWICSARLGELSSKGASTATGSSGGFWSCLWFTHNEKDFILTNGKTGAWRIWTSTDGMMWNQELGITGPTKSVTDVSWSLNGEYLLSTSLDQTTRLYSEWIYDADGNRRTKPSWCEMSRPQIHGYDMICVEPISNTRFVSGGDEKILRSFDEPKAVALLLNKFSGVSIEEESHLPDSAALPALGLSNKATNDVDENESDEDPDARETAETKNISYDLIKELQTPPLEDQLQRHTLWPEIEKLYGHGYEISCLDVSEDKKLIATACKSNNAQHAVIRLFDAETWNQIPEVLSFHNLTITGLRFSKDNRYLLSVSRDRLWALWQRNFENNTFKLVCSKEKPHARIIWDADWFPLSVGLAFVTASRDKTLKLWRIVDKEGKEEVELENTIKFNEPVTAVSVHKELFDDRVIIAVGFESGSIEILAYNNGFTQLQPVDSKVTPADKINRLRWSSLTREGKLLLGVASADTSVRIYSVNNGLLR, via the coding sequence ATGCTATCAGAGGAGGGTATTTTCATAGGTGCTAATAAGCAAACTCAAGTTTCTGACTACAATGAACGCAAACAAATTGTTGCGTTCGGTGCAGGAAAGAACATTGCCTTGTGGAAACCTATGGATCCTTCGAATTTGGGTGTGTATAGAACATTGAAAGGACATGTAGCAGAAGTCACATGTATCAGGTTTGTAACTGGCACTGACCTAATGATTTCTGCTTCAGAGGATTTTGAAGTAAGAGTTTGGAAATTCGTCAATATTGATGGTGTTGAGACGGCAGATTGtattcaagttcttcatcatcatagCCACACAATCACTACTGTTACTGTTCTAAACAACTTATTGGTTGTTGGTTGTGCAGATGGATCTACTTCTGTTTGGTCTTTCATTTCTGACCAATATGTGTTGCAACAAGAAGTTTCTCTAGGTTTTGGTGTGTTCCCACTTTGTCTGGCCTTACATATGGTCCAAGAGAACCACTACATTTTGGCAGTTGGTGGAACAAGTCctaatattttcatttaCACTATTGTAACAAACTCTTTGGAAGTTACTTCAATCCAATTTGCGACAAAGTTAGAAGGCCATGAAGATTGGATAAAGAGTTTAGTGTTCCGGGAAGCGGCCCCTGGTGATTATTTGTTGGCATCGGGATCTCAAGATCGCTATATTAGACTTTGGAGACTAAAAATCAGTGATAAAGCTGACTCAGAGGTTaaagagaagaataaaTTAACCTTGTTAACTAATAAGGTTTACAAGTTCAGTATTTCTCCAGTCGTACATGTTTCCATTAACTTTGAAGCTTTGATCATGGGACATGATGACTGGATTTCCTCATTACAATGGCATAAGACTAAATTACAACTTCTCACATCTACAGCTGATACTGCAGTAATGGTGTGGGAGCCAGATAATGTTTCCGGAATTTGGATATGTTCAGCCAGACTTGGTGAACTCTCCTCTAAAGGTGCCTCGACAGCAACTGGTTCATCTGGTGGCTTTTGGTCATGTCTGTGGTTTACTcataatgaaaaagattttattttaacTAACGGTAAGACTGGAGCGTGGAGAATTTGGACTTCAACTGACGGCATGATGTGGAACCAAGAATTAGGTATAACAGGTCCAACTAAATCTGTGACTGATGTATCATGGTCCCTTAATGGGGAATACCTTTTATCCACATCTTTGGATCAAACCACTAGACTCTATTCGGAATGGATATACGATGCTGATGGTAACAGAAGAACCAAGCCATCTTGGTGTGAAATGTCTAGACCTCAAATTCATGGTTATGATATGATTTGTGTGGAACCAATATCCAACACTAGATTTGTTAGTGGTGGTGACGAAAAAATCTTAAGATCTTTTGATGAGCCTAAAGCCGTTGCACTTTTGTTAAACAAGTTCAGTGGTGTTAGCATTGAGGAAGAGTCGCACCTTCCAGATTCTGCAGCCTTGCCTGCGTTAGGGCTTTCCAATAAGGCAACAAATGATGTGGACGAGAATGAATCAGATGAAGACCCAGATGCAAGGGAGACGGcagaaacgaaaaataTATCCTATGACTTGATCAAGGAACTTCAAACACCGCCATTAGAAGATCAATTACAAAGACACACTTTATGGCCAGAAATTGAGAAATTATATGGTCATGGTTACGAAATTTCATGTCTTGATGTTTCAGAAGATAAAAAGCTCATTGCAACTGCGTGTAAGTCTAACAATGCACAACATGCTGTCATTAGGCTCTTTGATGCAGAGACATGGAATCAAATTCCCGAAGTCCTTTCCTTCCACAATTTGACAATCACTGGACTAAGATTCTCCAAAGACAATCGCTACCTCTTGAGTGTCAGTAGAGATAGACTATGGGCCTTATGGCAaagaaattttgaaaataacaCATTTAAACTTGTATGTTCCAAGGAGAAGCCTCATGCTAGAATTATTTGGGATGCTGATTGGTTCCCATTGTCAGTCGGTCTAGCTTTTGTTACAGCTTCTAGAGACAAAACATTGAAGCTTTGGAGGATCGTTGACAAAGAaggtaaagaagaagtggaacTGGAAAATACCATCAAATTCAACGAGCCTGTAACCGCAGTATCTGTACACAAAGAACTTTTCGATGATAGGGTTATAATAGCTGTCGGATTTGAGAGCGGTTCCATAGAAATCTTAGCATACAATAATGGTTTTACTCAACTCCAACCAGTAGATTCGAAAGTAACACCTGCAGATAAAATAAACCGTTTGAGATGGAGTAGTTTGACAAGGGAAGGGAAACTACTCTTGGGTGTCGCTAGTGCAGACACATCGGTACGTATATATTCTGTGAATAATGGTCTACTTCGTTGA
- the ILV3 gene encoding dihydroxy-acid dehydratase ILV3 translates to MFSQSCVRRFSTTRNVGKKLNKYSNIITGPKDQGASQAMLYATGFKDEDFSKAQVGVGSCWWSGNPCNMHLMDFNNRITASVNKAGLKGMQFNTIGVSDGISMGTKGMRYSLQSREVIADSFETIMMAQHYDANIAIPSCDKNMPGVLMAMGRHNRPSIMVYGGTILPGSPTCGSAKIPEKIDVVSAFQSYGQYLSKEFNETERLDVVQHSCPGPGSCGGMYTANTMASVAEVLGMTLPNSSSFPAVSQEKLAECDSIGEAIKKTMELGITPRDVMTKEAFENAITYVVATGGSTNAVLHMVAVAYSAGVKITPDDFQRISDKTPLLGDFKPSGKYVMADLIKIGGTQAVIKYLYEEGLLHGNTMTISGETLAERAAKAPALADGQDIIRPLSNPIKPNGHLQILYGSLAPGGSVGKITGKEGTYFKGKARVFDDEPSFISALEKGEIKKGEKTVVIIRYEGPKGGPGMPEMLKPSSALMGYGLGKDVALLTDGRFSGGSHGFLIGHIVPEAAEGGPIGLVYDGDEIIIDADNNKIDLLVSEETLAERRSKWTAPAPRYTRGCLSKYAKLVSDASHGCVTDLN, encoded by the coding sequence ATGTTTTCCCAATCGTGTGTAAGACGGTTTTCTACCACTAGAAATGTTGGTaagaagttgaacaaatattctaatattattactggTCCTAAAGACCAAGGTGCATCACAAGCTATGCTTTATGCTACTGGTTTCAAGGATGAGGACTTTTCCAAGGCCCAGGTTGGTGTTGGTTCTTGTTGGTGGTCAGGTAATCCTTGTAACATGCATCTAATGGATTTCAACAATAGAATCACAGCATCTGTTAACAAGGCTGGTTTGAAGGGTATGCAATTCAATACCATTGGTGTTTCTGATGGTATATCTATGGGTACCAAAGGTATGAGATACTCTTTGCAATCCAGAGAAGTTATTGCAGATTCCTTTGAGACTATTATGATGGCTCAACACTACGACGCCAATATTGCTATTCCATCATGCGATAAGAATATGCCTGGTGTGTTAATGGCAATGGGTAGACACAACAGACCTTCTATTATGGTTTACGGTGGTACCATCCTACCAGGTTCTCCTACTTGTGGATCTGCTAAAATTCCTGAAAAGATCGACGTTGTTTCTGCATTCCAATCTTATGGACAATATCTTTCTAAGGAATTCAATGAAACCGAGAGATTGGATGTTGTCCAACATTCTTGTCCAGGTCCTGGTTCTTGCGGTGGTATGTATACCGCAAACACTATGGCTTCTGTAGCGGAGGTTTTGGGTATGACCTTACCAAACTCGTCTTCTTTCCCAGCTGTATCTCAAGAGAAGCTAGCAGAATGTGATTCCATTGGGGAGGCAATTAAGAAGACAATGGAATTAGGCATTACCCCACGTGATGTCATGACAAAGGAGGCATTTGAAAATGCAATTACCTATGTTGTTGCAACTGGTGGTTCTACAAACGCTGTTCTTCATATGGTAGCAGTGGCTTACTCCGCTGGTGTTAAGATTACCCCAGACGATTTCCAAAGAATCAGTGACAAGACACCTTTGTTAGGTGATTTCAAGCCTTCTGGTAAATATGTGATGGCGGACTTGATCAAGATTGGTGGTACTCAAGCAGtcatcaaatatttgtATGAAGAAGGTCTTCTCCACGGTAACACCATGACTATTTCTGGTGAAACCTTGGCCGAAAGAGCTGCTAAGGCTCCAGCCTTAGCTGATGGTCAAGATATCATTCGTCCACTAAGTAATCCAATCAAGCCAAATGGTCACTTGCAAATTCTATACGGTTCCTTAGCCCCAGGTGGGTCCGTCGGAAAAATTACCGGTAAGGAAGGTACTTATTTCAAGGGTAAGGCTAGAGTGTTTGACGACGAACCAAGCTTTATTTCAGCCTTAGAAAAAGGTGAAATCAAGAAAGGTGAGAAGACGGTTGTTATAATTAGATACGAAGGTCCAAAGGGTGGTCCAGGTATGCCAGAGATGTTGAAACCATCTTCAGCTTTGATGGGTTACGGTTTAGGTAAGGATGTTGCCTTATTGACCGACGGTAGATTCTCTGGTGGTTCTCATGGTTTCTTGATCGGCCATATTGTTCCAGAAGCCGCCGAAGGTGGTCCAATTGGTTTGGTTTATGATGGCGACGAAATTATCATCGATGCTGATAACAATAAAATTGATCTTTTAGTCTCCGAAGAAACCTTAGCAGAGCGTAGAAGCAAATGGACTGCTCCAGCTCCTCGTTACACTAGAGGTTGTTTGTCAAAGTATGCTAAACTTGTCTCTGATGCCTCTCATGGATGTGTTACCGACTTGAACTAA